In Lycium ferocissimum isolate CSIRO_LF1 chromosome 7, AGI_CSIRO_Lferr_CH_V1, whole genome shotgun sequence, the sequence CTTTAATTAATTGGACCAGCCAACATCTCTTAATAGTTCGGTCCAGCCCAACCCAAATACCCTACACCCGACCAGCCCACTACCCTTTAACCCGATCAGCCCACGAAACCTTTCACCTGTCCAGCCCAGACCCGCCTTTGACCCGTCCGGCCCATTTGTTTTAATCAgttgaaaacaaaaaacaaaccTAATCCCTTTCACGACGCCGCACAGCTCTCCCTCTTTCCTCTgctctctctctcactctcttCACCATTTTTGGTGATAATACAGCCGCCTTTAACTGTGCACAGTCGTGCCTTTCCATCTTCACTCAAATTTTGTCTCCACCTCTGCCTACTGGCGTACGTTTGTCATCGACAGGGACAGATTCTCCATTTGGGTTTCAAATCACACGTTAGTCTTCAAAGACCAGAGTGGTCGAGCCATTTTCGTGTATTACTCAAGTCAAAACACGTTACGATCTGTCCAAAAAAATACTTTCGAGATTCAGTGTTGAACggatctttttgtttttctttgacTGGTTTTTGAAAACCCTAGCTCAAAATCCCGCCCAAATCAAACCTAAAAACCCTAAAAATTTTCCTATAAAAAGGGGTTTCTTGATTCTATTTTAGAGAGTTCCGGTCGGCGGCTTGAACCCCTCCTTAAATATTTACACTTTTCATTATACctgggagaaaaagaaaaaagaaaaaattgctTTTGGGTCTGTAGCAGACTCTAAATTTGATGCTACTTTGTTCTTTAACATTTTTCTCATAGAAGAATTTCTGGGTTTTGGTTCTGAGATTTTTGTTCGTTTCGATCTGAGGTTCGAATCGCTCGTCGTGTTCGGGTGTAGATTCGAGACTCGACGCCCCACTTCACTGCACCAACAACAGGTAATATCTGAgaccattgtttttttttagttttcgaAATATATAATAATGATGCTTATTTAACGTGTTGGAAGCCGTGGATGAGAATTTTGTTTCATCAGGTTTAAGCCTGTTTGGTTCTCTATTTTGTATAGTCAGTTATGAATATATTGTCTAAAATGCCTTTTCTGTGTCCAAGTACCTGTAATCTGCAAGCTACCTGAAAACAATAGAACATGTAAGCGAAGATGACAGTGCTAAGAAAGGAGTTCTGTGTGCCTATCTGCGATCAAGTGATGACAATATTCTATTTGTTCTGATTTTGATTCCAACTCTAAGATTTTTGGTCTAGTGAGGGAATCaactaaaataatttcaaaattcaagtattaacaaaggaaaaaaagaacacCCCCAGAAATCATTCCATAAAAAAGATCCCATCTTTGGCTATGAAAAATTAGCAACTAAAAAATGAACTTACCAGCAGTAAGATAGAAATTGAAGAGACAAGAACAGGGGGGGGTTAAATATGACCctataacggtaggggtataagTAGACTGATAGTATAACGGGGGGTAAATATGAAccttttttcaaagtagaggggtaaatcaggcccttttccctttatttaaaAAGTCATTGGCCACGGTGGACAGGGGGTTAAAAATAGGGGCAAATGTTTCAACTAttgtaacggtaggggtataaaTGGGCTGATAGTATAACGGGGGTAAATATgaaccttttcccaaagtaaaggggtaaatcaggcccttttcccTACATAAAAAGGAGAGAAAGTATAACTGCATAAACCAATTTCCATCAGATATGAGCATAAATCTGATTCAAGGGTAACTTCAAAAAAGCAGGAACACCTGAACCAACATCACcacacaaacacaacaaaaaagGGACGGAGTTCCTGCATTAAAGAACAGGGAAGAAGATGATCAAAAAGACCATCTAGGCAAACCATGGCCATGGTCGAAACTGAAGGTCCAGGTGCATTTTCGGCCTAAACATATACATAGATCGCTAGTTTGTTGATCTGTTAATAATCCAAAGCGAACCTCTTCCGAGACGCACCaagaaaatattctttcttgattttccaCTATTAAATAGTGTTGCTAATTTACAATGCCTTTGGGTGAGCTAAGCTTTCTAGAAGTCCAATAACATTAATTAAAGAATTCCGTCTCTGTAAAAAATTTCCAAAGGCAAGCAAAAACCATTCCACCAAGCAACCTTCAATACATGGCTTCATCTGCAACACAGGTTGCTTAGCGTCAATTCATAAGCATTGCAAAAGGGCAATAAGAAGTAATGAATATTGCTGCGtcaaataaaagaagaaaagaaactgCAAATTAGATCAAACCATTATTATCTTCATTCATGTTGTAGTCGTCTTCGTCGTCATCGTAATCATAAAGATTCTGTACCATTGTTCAAGAGTTTCAATATACATGAGCTCAGTTgatatacacttctttatagAGAATGCcatttaatgatgttgatctAGGCATACAAACAATTGACAAGCAATGCATGTATAATTCAATCTAGAGGAGCACAAAACATTCTGATTCAAGTTCCTTAAATATGGCTGTCAAGGTAGGGAAGCAGAAGGTTTTCCCACATACCTGATTGTAGTCTCCATCATCGCTAAATTCTTCTTCTCCTCTTGTTCTTCCTCCTCGTCTTcaccatcctttttcttttcacccTCGTCCTAAGCAGTTTGCAGTGAAAAgaaacataacaatcaaaagaTAAACATTGCAGTAGACGAGCTATTCTTTTTTACTACAACACCTCAAAAGAAACATTCTCTGTAAAAGTAGAGGTTTAACCTTAGACTTTTGATCAAGCTTCTCAAGAAGATCCAATTTTTTATTGTCTGTCACCAAAAAACAATTTCATGAGCTTGATAAATTACAGCAAACGAAAGGCAAAAGAGAGAAAAGCTCTACATTTCTTTTCAATGTGATGTCAGCTCTTGTAAACTTCTTTAGGTAATTGTAGTCCAAATTCAAAAAACTCACATGACTTACaaataggggtgttcatgggtcggtttttagttaaaaccaaaaccaaaccaatttagtctgttttttaattatcaaaccaaatataatatatatccaTCGGTTTGGGTGTTGtcagtttggttcggtttttcattttttaagaaaCCTAATGCtatttctctttttcattttttcctacGATTAGGAAAGGCTTTTCCACCACACAGGCACATACCCACTTAATGAAATATATCCCAGGTGGAGAAGAGCTTTCTTTTGTGTAGGGTGACGTAAATAGCTAATGTTCTACAATCATTTCACAAAATTGTCAATGTACAATGACACCGAGAATATGTCTATTGACAAATTTTCAAAGTAAAAAGTTGTACCGATCTCTTGCCCCAGCAATAGGATAAGTTTGTCAATGCTCATTAATAGAGCGACCTCACCATATCATGAACTTCTTGGGATGTATAGAACCAATGTATCTCACTTTAAGAAATCTTTCAAGTAGAAAAGATATAAaataaagttgaagaagaaaaggattagtCTCCTTTttgttttatcttctttttctttttattgtctGGCTTCTTTCTTggcatttcaacttctttcaggCAGATAGTTGCAAATGACCATTATTTGGGTGTCTCCAAGTACATTTTGTACACAGCCAATGTCTGTCAGGTAATGTGCTCATGATGATTTGCTAGAGGTTCTGAACTAGGTTAGCATTCAAAGAGCTTTGCTATAAATCGTGATTCTATTACCAGAGTGTAAAGATTTTATGCATGGTATGTCATGATTTGCAACTCAACAGTCAACACTTCAGAAGACCTATAAAATGTccatatatgaaatagaaaggAAGGCAATTATCCTAACCATTGCGAATGAGGCGTAGTTGTTGTATAGAAAGGAAAATCTAACAGGTTTTGATATACTATTGGATAgataagaaagaacaaaaagacCCACTCCAAAGATTCCATAGCAACGTTAAGAGGCCATATCGAAGCTTTAAGTCAAACTTTGAACAGGGAGTGTATTTGTGCTTCGTGTCACAAAGATAAATTTCTTCAATAACTGTCCTTGGCCTATACcatcaaacatccaatccatgaccTTTAATAGGATCCAACTCAAAGGCCAAATTATTATCCACAAGAATGAGACATAATATTAGGCCCGGAGGGTGGACAAACCAATTTATCAAGCTAGAAATTTTGCAGACAACAAAGACCAAAcagcaagaaagaaagataaaatCATGGTACTTTTACCTGACTCTGCATTCCAACGCACTCTTTTTGCAGCATGTTTCTCCCCTCTTCCACCTGAAATATTTACAATCACAAAAACATCTAactaagcaaataaaaaaaaataggttccAGAGACCTGAATAAGCAGCACGTCCAAAGAATTTAAGAATTAACGAATACAAAACCTTTAGCTAGTTCTGCAGGAACATAGGTAGGATCCATCCTTATGAAGTGCGCCAATGGTGGCTTTGACTTGGCCCTCTCCGAGGTCCTATCTGAGAACCTTTGTATATCCATTCCTTTCGTTTCTAGAAGCATAATTTGTCATGTACGAAGATCAGAAATCTGAAACTTTCAGAGGTTTTATCaagtaacatctaaataatTGAAGTAATCTAAAGCTCCGATTGTCAGATACAAAATAACAAGACATTAAATGTCAAATCAAGCAGAGGAAGAAAATTGGGAATCTGATAACGCAGAAGGAGAAAGATTAATTTTCAAAGAATGCGAAAAGATTGACCAGTCTAacgagaaaatgttttccaatctGTACTTGAAATAAAACATGAACCTCATGCTTTTTCCTTCAAGAATTACGTAGCTTCCCTAATTTGCATTGTGGACCTTCATATATTCTTACGAGGAGAATAGTAAGAAAAGAAtagtcaaaaagaaaaaataaatcctCTGAAAGAACTGTCCATGATGACTCCTTGAAACGACAATCTGCTAATATTGCAGCATGCATAAAATAAGTATCGGATAAGGTTGAAATATAGTGTATTGAccgtgtgtttactttttatttttatttttataaatgttGATAATTGCATTCATAAATAGCACAAAGGTTAGTGCTGAAATTACAGTTCAAGTGAGCAAAAAAACAAAGGTATAGCCCTCTTCTATTCTTAGAGGAATCCACGAATTCTGATAGAATTTCCgtctcatttacatattcctTTTTTCACACCAAAAAGTGAAATAACACAATACAATCTAACTTAGGAGTTCGCTCTGAGGATGCCAGGCTAGTCATGGCCCTCCAGGTTTTGGTCATGACAAAACGATAATGACAATCATTTACAGATAGCTCAATAAGTGGCTTTATCCATTCCTAAACAAGTGGTATGACATTTCCTCAAAAAAGGAGTAGTATAAGTTTCAAAAAGTTGAATGCTTACTCTTCAAAACATCACTTTCCTCTTCCAAATAGTAAGGAGAGGAGTTCCAATACTTCTGTAACTTTGAGTGCCAAATTGCCAAATTTATCCTTTCAGTGACACTTGCTGCATTACCCAAGCTCTCAACTTCCTGCAAATGGTAGAAAGGTTCAAAGTGTTATCTGCAAATCAACTGACCAACCGCattatggaaaatgaagaaCATTTTCAACCTTTCTTCTTAATAAACTTTAAGTAGTAAGAGATCTATCTATATCAAGCTTAATAGTTGATCTCTGCTGACAGGCTTCTCGCGATTGCGGACATTAATCAGCTTGGATTACATCTACCAAAAAATTTATTAGCCAGGTTAAATCAACAAACTAACCGAGTAACCGTGGACATCTCAACATCCAAAGAACACATAAGACACATTAATTAGGGCCTACATCAAATGTTTTTCACTTAAATATGAAATATACTGTATGATAACAGAAAGTTTTGCACGAACTTCTTATGTCAAAGGCACATGCACAATAGTTCAATTACTAAGTAAATATGTTAGAAATAGTTAACCAAAGGTACCAGTAAAATTAATGTAGTTTACAAGGAAATCATTGGGCTTAAGATATTCTCCAGTTACCAATGTGtaaacatttcaattatattaaCATACAAACAATGTACAAGGCTATTTTTGCAGTATTACCATATTAAACCTACTGATAATGCTAGGCAATGATTAAAACACTTATTACGCTTGCATAGAAAGAGAAATTTTGTCCAGGATCTCCTCCTAAAGGCAGCACCACAAAGTGCGAGGCCAGCCAGATACTGCAATAAATTCTATATTCATCCTTCAGATGTTATTGGAGCATAATACTCCGATGTATGGTGAAATCACATACGAATTCTTTTACACGGTTCAATTTTAACGTTCCNNNNNNNNNNNNNNNNNNNNNNNNNNNNNNNNNNNNNNNNNNNNNNNNNNNNNNNNNNNNNNNNNNNNNNNNNNNNNNNNNNNNNNNNNNNNNNNNNNNNtcctaacttatcatagttaaaccgaattgtcccgatgtacaaaatacgggacataacaaagTGAATATCTCCGAGACACAAGAATGTATATTTACTCTAAGTTTGATAGTAAAAATTTACTCGTGTCTGATATTTTACTAACCAATAATTTATGTTTGTGCACACAATAGAGGCGGAGTCAGGATTTCAAGTTTATAGGTTCGAATTCTAGTTTTTTTAAGTTACTGAAGTCTAAACtaaataatttgtacatatttaatgaatttcttaagaaaaatatatgatttTGACTAAAGCTACTGGATTGGCCGAACCCGCACGCGCTACACTAGATCCTCATCCCCCGCGTGTGCATAGGCAGACAgagacacacacatatataccacTTCAGCATAATTAATTAAtccatatttttattatatcatatcacTTAATCGTGATAATTTTTATTAGTTGGGTTGTAAATACTCCGAGTATACCGAATTGGATGGTGGCAAATGCAGTTACACCCGGGCAAGCAGTTTCTCTAGTGGGATTGGAATTGTCAATTCGATATCCTTATCGATCTATTATGCAACATCTAATATTGGGTAGGCCTCATAATAAtttgttggaaatattaataatatcaaTCAAAACTTGAACAAAAAGGATAGAATCGAATTATCAGATTAACGCTTTGTCGTGGCCAACCACTGCCTTGAAAGCGATTTCGGTCCGACTCCGATACAAATCTTTAAGACCGATCACTCTCCAAGATTCCACAGCACTCCCAAACAACACTAGTGGCTGCAAGTTTGGAGTTGCCCAAAACAATTGTCCAGAAATTCACAAAGAATGAAAGCCAATGAAGGGGGGAGTTGATGGAGGAGAGATTTaatgaagaagaaattatttcttttctgTGTGTTGTTTCTCATAAGGGGAAGACATTTCAATATATTGTCATAGGAAATTGAGAGTTACATTGAGCAATTAAAATACCCATCCGTTATGAGATGAATAATTCTCATTAAGGAAAAGTAACATTCTCACAATAATTTCTAGAGAATGAATGGGATACTTGTAGTTTGCATTCTCATCTGCACATTCATTCGAGAATGTGTTATTTTGCTTTGCATTCTAATTCATTTAATATTAAATGTCTACATAATTGTCCTAGGATAAAAAGTTTCGGCACCTGATGTTTACACCCCAAGTTAATAGATGTACGTGTTTGCACATAGACTTTTAGCACTTAACCTTGATTAATTAACATGCATTCTCACCTTAttaatttacttaattataataaatttacatattttagtGTAAACACCCCAATACGAATAAATATTTATCATATCGTAACTTCCTTTTTTGGTAACTAAACTGATTGTATTAATTAATCGCCAagtaaaaaattacaaaattgtagccaaatcaactcaacaagcTATTCTAGGTAGATAAAACTACAAAAAATCAAATAACTACCTCAATTGAGGTcgaaaaaacaatttttttagtagtgtcacttgtgggattatactgagtatgttgttgccGTCGTCGTCTTTTAGAATAGTCGCAAACACTAATATAGTTTAAACTATGatagtatgttgttgttgttgttgtcgtcttCTTTTGGAACAGTcacaaacactaatataatcgAAAGTTTAAATTCTTCTTAGACTATCAGatcataattttaaaatctatacAAATAACACTCCGTAAAAATAGAGATTTATAAAGCAGATTAGTAATTATACTAgataaatatgatatgatagtataaaaaaaatttacaccATCAATAGATATTCATTAGATAAGCTCATAATATTTAGGTCCTTGAAATGTAGTTAAGTCTTAATCTATTTATAGAGTACacgggataaggtgggatatctcATTATTATAAACGAGATTAATTTTGTACTCTATTTGGTAGAAGTTATAAATTCccgtagaaggtataaattccttggataaatttatactttctaCCAAACAGGATATAAAATGAAGCCAAACCTAATGATGGGATGTCCCACCTTATCCCATTAaccttgaaattattttatcccacctcttagatgagataaattagtcccaaAATTATAATCCTAACATTATAATACCGAAATAATTTAGTCCGCATACTAAACCAACCCTAAATCTTCAAATTGCTAATTAAGAATAATTAGTGGGAGGTATGATGTTGCACATTGTATAATGTGAATTGAGTCTGTCgttgattttttaaaacaaaaaatggagACTTTAGGGGGAAGAAATGGAGACTGATTAGGGTAATAATGACGTAGAAACATCATTTTAGTGGGCATTGTTCGATTTGATTTTAGTGGGCATTGTTCGATTTGAGTCATTGTGTATTTTGTTTGACACGTGTAAAGTTTTGGAATCTTTGAAAAATGTTTcttttcatatttcctttttactATGCCGTCTCAAATTAgttgttgaatttttttattttacacgccccttaaaaaatattaattaagagagatatttgattaattttacccttatttatatctaagttataatctctcttAATTAAATGTTTATTCTAttatgtgtcatctccatttaaaacaaaattctactaagattaaaagggggaaaaataattaattgcgTCTTGAACTcctaaaatgataaataattttagacaactatttttaataaccacgataaataatttaagaCGGAGAGAGTATGAAATTAGTTGTTCTTTTTCCCCATCAATGTCACTAACACATCAAACTTACTGGATACTCCCTCCAATTCATAATAAGTGTCCAttgagtttttttatttttgttcaaaataagttaacttgcataatcaagaagaaattaatcattttctttcaaatctaTCCCTATTTAGATAACTGAGTTTTTATGTAAATAGTTTTAATTAAGGATAGTTTAGCCAAAATacctactattttttttttttttagaaattattgttttcttaaggggtgtgctaAAGGCTAAGTgcacacttattttgaaccggagggagtaatatatactccctcctcATTTTTACTCGTCCATAATGGACTTTGCATTtcatttaagaaataataaatgaattgtattttactatatataatacccatattaattgatgtatactcttaagtACAAACCCCACGTTGTGGAATTTcacttggtatgttgttgtcttaagtcttgaaaaatgatttgtgGAATAAGTATTTAATATTAAGGtttaaacatgaaattaaagttaTTTcgttcttgatatgctaaagagGACAaggaaaattataaaaaataaaaaattattataatagacaagtaaaagtgaacaaagAGGGAGTACATTGAGTCCATGAAAAGATTATGACGTGAAATCTAGGACTCAATAGTATTTTATAACGGAGCAACTATTAGTATTAACACTGAAATATATAATTGTAATATATAGCTTGAAGATGAGAACTCGGATTTTCTTTTTCGTTGTAAACTAGTgttaaaacataatttttttattagaaatattattaaaacAAACCTCCAAGATAATTATTAATATATGGTAAACATTTTTGAGGAGATTTAATCCTCAAGTTGgcatacaagttatttcattcTTATTTTATATTTGCCAGATTCGGCACATTTTGTTTCATACTTCCTCCTGTCCATTTAAGTGATGCTTTTATCTTGAACATACCCTTTAAAATTGCTGCTCACTCTTAGAAAGTaagaaatatatttactaacttaTCAtctattaatataattttttgattacataaaaattcacttatctaaGAAGGGGTAAATacgaaaggaaaaaataataattaatatctTACAGATTATGTGAAACActacttattttgaatcaaaacaaaatatgaaaaacatTATTTAATAAGGACCAGAGGGAGTAGCAAAACGAAACAAGAGTAATCTTGAAACTTTATATATGAATGCTCTACAAAATGTTTATATATGGAAGACCCATTTTAATTTGGGTCTAGATCTTAGGTACAATAACTTTTTAAATTGGTTAAATGAATGTCAATAGGTGCATGAAGTCTTGACTTGAACTATTTTataagaaatataaatatatagaattGAGTGACTTATTatcacaaaatataaaaatttcttTACTCAATAATCTTTATAACTTGAATAACCATCTTAAAAATTAACTCTAAGCTTAGATCTAGATATCAAGATTTATTAGAGcggtttttgttttaaaattaaagGACAAAAAGTATTTCAACAATGGTATTGTTCCAATCTCCAActttattctatatttttctgtCTCAAAGTAAATAAGAAGATATTGTTTGATTCTCAAATGAAATTGGAATTATGTGTCTTGGACTTGATATAGAGGTTGAAAATACTTAGAAAAAGTAAGATAAAAAGGCATTTGAACATTATTTTATACCGCATCCAGTTCAAATGAAGTCTAGATTATTTGAACAATAAAGGAACTCAATTAACGTGTTTGACTAAGCTCGTAGCTGGTCAATTGTCTTATGATcacatttaatttatttgtgtgTTTGATAAATATTCAAATTAAAGTGCTTACAAGGTAAGTGGTAATATGTTAAAATCAGCTAAAATCCATAACTTGATCACCCTTAACTTATAAATTACTTATAAATTTCAGCTTAACTACAGTTTTAACATtaacatttcttttcaaatctcgaaataccttttttttttcaagataaAATTGCAGATTTCATCTTCGCTCCATATCCATCATTCCTCATTCTCTCCGCAAAGatacttttaaatttataataatTGCATAAGTTTTAAGAGtattttaatcattttaacAAAAGAACAACTTATCAACCTCTTTTTACCAAGCACATCAACTACCTCCTATCAATTTAAGCACTTACAAATTATCAATAATTTACAATTAACTAAGTCAAGTGGGATCTATTTATTATTACTTCAATGGTAAATTATACTACTATAATTTCAAGTAGTATGTCTCAATTATATTGCACATGCGCCTCCGCTATTTTATATGAAATACTGATACTCCTCATGCTATGAAAATCCCATAAAAGTATTAGCTTGAATGCTACTTTCATTTTACTGGGTTATTAAGTGTATAGTGTTGAAAAATATGAGATACACACATATGCAACTAAGGATATTAAAAGATAGTAGTATTTTTCAAAGACAATTTAGAATTACAAGTAAAGACGTTCTCATGTATTAATTAGATGAAATTAAAAGGATAAGCACTTTTGAAAACAGGTATCTTTGAAACCCCTTACAAATAATAATTTACTAAGTTATCtctatttaataaaaatagattgattaattttttcttaaatattgtGCTTACTTTTTTACTATTAAGAATATAATTGAAATTAATTATcaactttaattttaaatttttacatCTACAATTATTTAGAACAATTTTTTTGGACTAAGAAAAAATCTAATTCCCTTTCAAAtccaaaaagagagagagggatgGGTCATTCTGATGGGTCCCGCAGCCACAATATACATTTGTCATCATTGTGGTCTCCTGTACAGCCGCAATTTCTCCTCCGCGTTTTTATCCGCAAGGAGGTTTTAATCTTTTCTTGTTTATGTGAAGGGGAATAAATCCTAGATTTACCTACTAATTAAGTATTCttccattttaatttatgtgatactattTAATTGggtataaaacttaaaaataaaaaagaagcttttgaaattttttataacaggaaaaaaaattgtatatatgtatatatataatcttatTAAAGATAAACACGATGTTTAAAGTTAACATATTACACTAATCATAGagaatatatacataacatgaaAATGGATTCCAACAAAAATTTAGATATTATAGTGAAGTGTTATTACAGAGGATGAATGTTACAAAAAGATTTAGACTCATGAGTCATGACCCCCGAGAGACGGTAATGGTTCACAACTTCATACACCTGTCTCCTAAAAATCTCGTTGTTTATAAAGAAATTATTATGTGCTATGCATTTCAATTACTACTATTACATGATGAACACAAGTTATTATATACTATAAAAAATTTCAGA encodes:
- the LOC132063631 gene encoding LOW QUALITY PROTEIN: DNA-directed RNA polymerase III subunit RPC7-like (The sequence of the model RefSeq protein was modified relative to this genomic sequence to represent the inferred CDS: inserted 1 base in 1 codon) yields the protein MDIQRFSDRTSERAKSKPPLAHFIRMDPTYVPAELAKGGRGEKHAAKRVRWNAESDNKKLDLLEKLDQKSKDEGEKKKDGEDEEEEQEXEEEFSDDGDYNQNLYDYDDDEDDYNMNEDNNDEAMY